The sequence below is a genomic window from Macadamia integrifolia cultivar HAES 741 chromosome 1, SCU_Mint_v3, whole genome shotgun sequence.
AATCTCTGGCTGAGTTGGGTTAGACTGGGTTGTGTGTAATTCacccatggactttgtcatcaTACACTGTTGATTGTATTGCAGTTGTTGGGGAAGTTTATCAATGCTGAGATTGTCTCCCAGAAATCTCAGTGCAGTTTGTGCCATTGCCCAAGAAGGGGGCAAACTGTTAATGATTGTGGATACTTGGTAGTTATTTGACACTTCTGATCCTGCATCAGCCAAGTCTTGAGCCAAAACAAGcatttttttaacataatcCACAACATCCTCACCTTCAGTCATTCTACAACTGTTATATCTGTGAGTCAGAAGCTGAGTGCGGGTTTCAGTTTTCACATCTTACTTAGCCTTCACAGCTTCCATTACTGCTTTGGTTGTTCTATGTTTGTTAAACACCTTCATCAGATGTTCTTCCATTTTCAATAAGATCAAGTTACAGGCTCTCTTGTCATCTTCAGCCCATTTTTCTGTAGCTTTAATATCTTCAATGGTAGCATTATATCCCCAACCACGGGTGAAGCGTGTATACATatctgccacctcggcctctccttaGGTCGAcccaccacctcggcctctcctcatgcAAAGCAGCCACCTCGGTCTCCCCTTAGGCCgacctaccacctcggcctccccACATGCCGAGCcgccacctcggtctctccatAGGCCGACCTACCACCTTGGTCCCTCCTCATGCCGAGCAGCCACCTCGATCTCCCCTCAGGCCAActtgccacctcagcctccccACATGCCGAGatgccacctcggtctctccacAGTCCGACTTGCCACCTCGGTCTCCCCTTAGGCCGacttgccacctcggcctccccATATGCCGACCTGCCACCTCAGCCTTCCCATATGCCGACCTGCCACCTCAGCTCCTCCTTATGCCTAGCAGTCGCCTCGACCCAGTACAATCATGCAAGACACCTAGAAACGTatacacatccactcctacattcaagagACGTGATCCTTGATCATAAGGGCAGGACTCTGTCCACTACGCGTCAttagaggcgtccacccctctcatgacttgcacttctgagataagagaagaatatTCTTGAAAGATGCCCTAGGATCTTGAATATTCCTTGAATCAGAGAGCCATTCTCcttaaggactccacgcctatcAGGACTCTCCATAAAcgtttctctttctccctccatcagcagcctataaataccaaggtaagcctccatcaagggggatcgatcacttctttactgaaaactctcttgagtatctgttgtggaaagatctgacttaggcattggagaatCCCTCGTCGGGTCATCCTAGCTCTCCCCTATCTTCTGTTCTGTGCAGATCTGCTAGAGCATCAGGAGCTGTAAGGAAGATCGACTGGTCAATTTTGACCGCATCACAAAGCAATGGTGATACTCACATTGCTCCAATTCAAATGGAATTTACAATAAAAGAAGACCACAGATTccttatttttccttggttgGCGCACTCACGTGAAAATGCGCAACTATTAGGTGCTTATGGAAATGTGTTGCGTAGACCATTTTAAGCGCCAACAAGAGATTCCATCTTGATACTATGACCAAGATATTTTCGCAAATGACCCGTCAATGGCAATCCTCTAAGACCCAGTATGGTTATGGTTTTAGATATTGGGATCGGATAAATTCGGTATAGTGCCTTATGCCTATACCTGCTTGATAACGTGTCGATGGAATAAaaattggagagagaaaaatagtaatttttatttttcatttttatattttaagaaaacacctataaaataaacattacatTCTAAAGACTGGTAAACCAGCTTTGTGATGCAACTAAGATCACTTAGAAGAAGATCATCAATATGGAAAATTCAATTTAggataatttacaatgccaccccctagagaatgccacaattataagaacactcactttgtttcaccaaattagacttagaccccttGCTGTCAATTGCTGTTAAATGAGGAGTTGAAATGACTATtgtacccttttgactaaaacataTGTCTAATTAGACATTTACTcaattccctcttcttcttcttcctcattcacTGTTGCAACTGAGGACATGAGAACAAGCTTGTTTGGTGGCCACGGGAATCGGTGATGGAATTCGCTCGTATCGCTGTTGATTCTGGCAAGAATCCTGTTGCCAGAATCGGTGGTGCTCCAAGCCTCCAAGCCATTTTCTTTGTTCCAAGCCTCCAACGAGCAATCGTGTTCctaaatctaaaaaagaaaattaaaaagaaaatctttagAGCGCTGGTTTGAGTGGTTTCAAGCTCTTTTACTAGGAAAAAATGGTTTTATTGGAGGGCTttactaaaatgaaaaaaaggcaCATCGCCTTCATTGTGAAGAAACCACAAGAGTTGTCGGACGGTTATGCTGTTACGGGTTAGCTCACTCCTCTCTCCTACTCTTTAGCATTTTTCCATTAACAAAGCTCCGTCCACTACCTATCCCTTTTAAACTCATCATTGCATCAAATCCTATCTCCTCTAGACACATTCTGCATCTCCCGTTTCTGTTTGAATTCTCATATTTAATTTCAACAACCTAAAAAACACGAAAGACAGAACAAGTTAGAGATGATCGTTAACTGAAATTGAAACACAGATTTATGAAAACCTAAATAaggaaaaattgagaaaaaacgaATGAAATGAAACTGAATTTGAATCCGATTTAGACAACTcacaaggagaaaaaaaggagaattcaaaatgatttctccaattacaattaaaaaaagaatcagTCACCGGCTAATTGCCCCACCACCCAACTTCTTCCCCAACATCGCTTTCTTTCAGGCTTAGGTTGTAGACACATtaatttccctttcttccctcccTCCTTCCAACCCTCCTTTCTCTCTTGTTTTCACCCCCTGATTAGTGCCTGAAAAACGCAAAGAAGGGTTGTTACTGTTTAGGTGAAAGATGAAGCGTTCATTGTTGCAGTAGCAGAACTGCAACGCCTGCCGGAACAACAGTTTTAGAGCAAATGGGCCTTTGGAGTCTGTAGTTGAGGGACCTTTCAAATCTTCAGCAGCTCTCTTCTGGTTGGTACTTTATGGGCTTTGCTGCCTCATCAGCCTTGTCTTGGGTTTTAGGTTCtctcatctcatcatcttcatactcTTCTCCACCAACAATAGTACCTACCCCTCTGTCTCTAGTTAGCTCTACACCACTACATGTCTGCTCGAGGTTTGCATCGTGTGGACAGGACCACAGGGAACATTGGGATACTGgttttgaaagaagaaaatgagagagaatgagagagagagagagagagagagagagagagagagagagagagagagagagagagagagggtataTTAACTACTTCACCTTttgtaagggtattttagtatttaaaaaaatatatagtagctaacatcaacatataaggtataatccttaacagtgactgacagtagggggtctgagtctaatttggtgaaatagaggaggtgttcttataattgtggcattctctagggggtggcattgtaaattatccTTGAATTTGTTATAGATTCTCATGTAAATTAGCTAACGAATCAACTGCTTGATTGCCTTCTCGAAATGAAAACAAGATGTGGGCCCTCAGAGAATTGTAGAGGTTCATCTCTTCTTGGAACCAACACCAATAATTCTACAAAATCCAGGATCTTTGGGTAACCAACTTCATAATCAGGAAGAAgcaaaaattaatataaaaatcgAAGAGGTCCAAATCCCCACACAATCTCAAGCCATCTCTAAGGGCTCTCAACTCAGCCATTGAATTTGTACACACCCCATAAAAATTGGAGAATGTTGCAAGAACATTCCAATTGTTTCCAATAATGCATTTCCCACCACTAATACCCGGATTCCCCTTACTTGCACTGAATATTATTAAAGGGGGGACACCAGTAAATAGGAACCAGAGCCTTAACCCGACTAATAGAAGGATTTAACTTATACCTGCAAAATAAGGTCATCTCTCAAAGAAAGGAATTAAGAGAATCTAATGGAAAATGTGATCTCACGAATCCAATCTTTAAGTGATGCTAGTTGTGGCACGAGGAGCCTTCGATCAGCATATCTTCTgctattccttccccatcatTACTCTCAAGCAATAAATGTTGAAAACAAGCCTGTGATGTACTCACAAATACCCATGATGTTACTATTTGGGAGAGGGTTGGACAAGAAAGCTAATGGGCTAAACATGACTCATTtccaaaggagaggaagagagagtgtCAGAGGCTTAGCATCCCCGTCTCGATTCTCTACCCACATGATGAAGACCAATCAAGTGGAATCTCCATTTCATTTGAAACAGGGTCAGAAGAGATGGATGGAAATTGCATTTCATTGGCCCTCTCCCCATGTAGGTAAAGCCTCGGCATCCCAGCAACGTGCTAGgattttcacataaaaaaaaaacaactgtaccaatatttttttaagatatcGTTACCTAATTATGTGCCTTGTAGCAATGCGGGGCCAATGGAAGCAAGGATTTTAAGTTATCAACTTAATTTGGTAAAAGATGATTCGGAGTTTAAAGTCTACTATAGATTGtaatatttgattttgattccccATTGTAATGCAAGGCCTGTCTTGCTTGGGTTCAAGGGtcctattttcctttcttttggtctgtTCGAAAGAGGAGATTAATGATGCCTAACTTTGTATGttcttttattcttaatatAATAACatcacttatcaaaaaaaaaaNNNNNNNNNNNNNNNNNNNNaaaaaaaaaaaaaaaaaaaaaaaaaaaaaagttatcaacattattaaaatttcttatttcACATAGGGTGAAGCGGTAATTTTGTGCGTCCAGTGTCTGGCGCATGGGCCACCGACTTACGCGGCATTCTCTTTCTCGAAGGGGCAAAAATGTCAACAGGATATCTGTCCCAATGCCGTTGAACTATAAGTCTAAAATCCCCAGTATCGCTGCGGGGAATAgacgcgagagagagagagagagagagagagagaaagagagagctgAGATCATTCGGCCGGCAGCTAGTGTCGAGGTCGATTCCGACCCAGGTGTGCTtgcctctcctcctccttcctcatcttcttctttttacttAACAGATGCCTGGTCTTCTTAGAACTAAATTAGCGAATTAAGCATCCGATGCTAAGAACGAAAGACAAAATATTTTGAGTATAATGCCTTTATTTGAGAGAAATTTATTCTTCGCAAGGGCCCAAAAATTAATATGGAAGAGAGAATTCCATACCTTTCTGCTAAAATTTTCTGGGCTTCTTCatattggattctattggcCATTAGTCTCTAAAGCTGATAGAATGTTCCATATCTGTAAAATATTACAGCTTCTTGGGTCCAAAGGATTAATTCCTGTCGTAGTTTTGTTCCCTCAAATGTTCTAAACAGTTCAGCTAGATTGAACTTTCTGAGAATTAGGCTTTCTTTGTCAGTGGGCTTGCATTAACTTCCTGTTATCTGTGTAACCTTCTCTTTTGGATTTACTTTCGTGCAAATGAAAATGATTTTGCTTTCTTCCAGTAGTTGAATACACCAGAAAGAAATCTACTGCTTCAAGGGATagaaattgatatttcttcttgagggtttatttttaaaaaaggcaCCATGGGGCAAGTTCTGATATGTCGGGATTAAACTATTCTGATTCCATAACAACTAATTGTTCAAACCATTAAACTTGCCAACTATTTGTTGTTTTTCAATTTATTGTCTACAATTTGGGGGCTAATTCTTCATACAGATGTGTTTTCTTTGGTCTATGGGTCCCATTGCCCAACATGTTTGGTCTTTGTGTGCTTAAAAGAGTTTACAGTGATACATAAATTTAATGCAATTTTGATTGGGTTGAGTAGCTAGAATGTTTTAGactattaatttattttttagtgcAGGTCAACACAAGTGACAGTAGCAGAGATGTAGTTTTGGTTTGTGTTTTTCCTTGGTTTTGGGGCATTAGCCATTCTTATAACTGGGtttaattacttaatttttcTTAGTAACTGTGAGAGCAATCAGGAATTGATATTCCTAATCTTAGGATGACTTGATTTTAATATAGGCCTATTGTATAAggttgttaaattttttttcaaaaattgaatgAAATCAGATTTGCAACCAAGAGTTCCTTCCCTCTGCTGTCTGTGTTCATTGTGTGAATGATTTCCTGGAgatattgttttcttttcttctattttgtttctttatttttctgtcCTGCGACCTAACCTACATATCGGCATTTCTTCATTCGAACCTTTTCCTTGGCATCTAAACCATCTTACAAACCAagctttttttgttttgttcaaaCTCCACTACCAATTGCCTAACTGCACTGCCTAACCATACAGAGAAATCCCTGCTTTTTCAACTAACACCCCTAAAGAATAGCCTTTTTATCATCCTTGTCTGATTTTCTAAAATCCAACTTGTTTGACCCTATTCTCTATCACAAAACTTTATTTTGAAATAAAGGTTCAATCAGTCTTTTGCAAACTTAAGTTGTGGTTAACTAATTGATATTTTGGAAGGAAATATATTTTctgttgatgttgttgttgtctgtattattatgatttttttttttttatttaatctatTGATCCAACAATCCTAGTTCAGTGGTATAGGGTCATCAATCTTAAAAAACCCACTTTGCTGGTTGAGGAAAATGATTTTTGATAAATCCTAAGTTCTCTTCTTTGTCCAGAGACAGCCCACTAATTGATGATTTAGGCAACCTAAGTTTTTTTGATTCAATGAGTCATCCAGCTGCAATTGATATAATGATACTAATGCAAATTATAAGTAGGCAAGTTCTGTTTATGGTATTGTTGAAGACATTTCCCTTTCAGAACACATGTATTTCGCAGTGTACTATACTTATGTGTACAGACGGCGGGTCCTCGGTGCAGCTGTAAGGTCCGGTAAACAGACTCTCTGCGAAGCGGGGGTAAGACTGCATATATATCTGCGCCTCCCCAAACCTCTGCAGTGGAGGGAGCCTTGTGCATGGTTTCACTCGTTTTACTATTCACGTGTACTACAAtgcatgaaagaaaaaatttaagaaaggaGCTTCATTAAGTTTGCACATGTAATCTCTACACTTTTTATGTTTTGCTCTTAATAATGTTTAGATCTCCTTATCTCAGTTTGACCATATGCTAGAGGCTAGACCATCAAATATTCGTCACTGATTGGGAGGGATTTCATTTGATTAATTGAACACAGTTGTGGTCTCGCAGGAGGTTTTCAGCCTTGTGTTTATTATTTAGTTGTGGACTTTAAACTAGCCTTAAAATTTTGTGCTGCTTGATTGCATTTCCATTGGACATTGCATGCTTGCTTCCTGTGCTTTGTTGTGAAATTAAGATTTTCCAATTCACCCTTTTTTCTTATTCAATTCCCTTCCACAATTGTTCTGCTTCTAAAGAGCTTTCAATATCTTATACAAAAACATTAATGCTTGTATATTATGTAGGTCTCAAGTAATTATTACAATGTCTAGTACAAAGGTTGGAATGCAAACACATACTATGTCGTCTTCAGAGAAAAAGCAAGGATCATCCACGGTGAAATCTGGATCCGAGTCAAAGCCAAGAAAGAAAATCTGTTGTGCTTGCCCTGAGACCAAGAAGCTAAGAGATGAGTGCATTGTGGAGCATGGTGAAGAAGCTTGCACGAAATGGATTAATGCTCATCTTGAGTGCCTTCGTGCAGAGGGCTTCAGTGTTTGAAATTGATGAAGTTAATTTAGTTGATAtcaaacagaaaatgaaaaagttTTGGATTGATTGTTAGTACAAAATTTACTAAGGGCCTCTGTTCATAATCATAGAGAATTTCTTTCAATGAAagtataggaaaaaaaatatcatatttttGCTGGCAGTCTCATCAACCTATTCAAACTAATTAAGTTCTTAATCTGTTGCTTTGTTATAAAGACAATATCCAAAATGCTTTTACAAGCAGGAATGCAAGTCCCCAACATATTTTGATTGTGTTCTTTGTCTTTCTTTGATATTTATGTCTTTGTTGGTTAAAAGAAGGAAACACTAGTGTGCGGGATCAATGAGGGGGTGTGTGCCAGTATGTTCAGCGCCATAGCAAGGTCATATCGTGCCCCTATCTCTAGCCGTTTCCTGTGCATACAGGaaagggttttttttccttatttgctAATAGTAATTTGGCCAGTGCATCAGACTCTGAACTAATAGCATAATTGTCATGGTGCCTAGGCAAACTAAGGCagtgagaggggggggggagaatttAAGGCAACTCCAATAAGGAGCCTAGCCAACTAAGGCACCAGTTCAGACAAAGCTGCATGGACGCCTTGACAATTAGGATTGACTGTCTCACCTTTTTTTTCTGTGACCTTTGCGTTGGGTGGGCAATGGATCGAGTTGAGTTGGCTAGAGAGGTCAACAAGAAGCACCCAAGCTGAATCTAGAttgaaaccccccccccccctctttcttctgtTTTACAATGACTTGCTCTGTTCTTGAAATTTCAATGTTTGTTTATCTCATTTGAAAAAGTTCATACACCAAAATCTGTTGCAGAGATACTGGAATTTAGATAAATTTTAGATTCGGGGCATAATTATGTGAGCAGGTATAAGATCTGAAGATAGTTTCATTAATGAGCATTTAGATGGAGCTATGGACTGAAACTGAATGAGCTGCTGCCAAAGATTTGGCAAGGTCATTGACTTCCATGATCCTCCACTTGCATCTGACCACATGCCCCTGAGAATCAGACTCACCGAACCCCACCATGCAGGAGAGGACCCTTCAAATGCCAGTTTAttttgaaggggaaaaaaaaagtagacaCCAAAAAATATTGTAGAGCATTTGACACTACGACAAAGAAGGGTTACCCAATACATTTTTTGTAGAACATTTATCACATAAAGAAAAAATGACCGAGTTTTCCTCACCTCTAGTGAATGGAGATTTCCTTCAACCAGTTTTAAAGTGTCTGATAGATAAGAATTATCACTCCAAGTTTTGTCTCATGGTGGTAAGGAAGTTCTTCTGAAGTCAGTTATACTTTCAATGTCAGACTTTGCAGTTGCTCATTTCAAGCTTCCAATTTCATATCATTATTGGATTCGCATGGAgtgttcttgtttcttttgGGGTTCCAAtgaccaaaattcaaaattccctcAATTTCTTTGAAAAAGATTTTGTCAAtctgaggaattttttttttttttgggggggggggggggtggggtttggaTTTCGGAACTCTAAACTCCAAAATCGTGCCTTGCTTGCTAAGGTGGCTTGGAGGCTATTCTAAAAGCCGGAGAGTCAATAAATAGGTTACATTTCTAAGTCCATCTACTTTCCGCGTAGTGACTTCTTACAGGCAAGGTTGGGTGACCAACCTCCATGGGCTTGACATAGTATTGTGGAAGGGTTAAGGTTTTGTAATCTAAGTTGTGTCTTTGAGCTTATTGATCATGAAAGTCGCTCGTCGAATATGCAATTATTGGAGACCCTCTTCGATCCTACTACACGGGTTGCTATTCAGGCTATTACGTTATCCTTATTTTTCTTGGATAGGACAGTTCTGTATAGGGTGCTTCGAAGGACGGGCGATTTTTAGTTAAATCGGCTTCTCACCTGCAATGTAATCGTttaagagagaaggaaagggtaGACACCTCCTCTTCAAGAGTGCATAATTGGGACAGTTTTCCGACAACAGTGTGGAAGAGAATTTGGCGATGTCAGACTTTGCCAAAAATAATGAACATTATGTGGTGTGCTTGTGCTTCTCGATTGGCTTCTAGAGAAGGGCTAGCGCAGCGAGATGTTCCAATCGACTCCTAATATTAACTGTGTGGGCTAGTTGTGGAATCCCCGACCTTATCTTTCCTACTTGTCTGTTTGCTCAATTGGTTTGATAGCACCATCTGTCATTAGATTCAGGACACAAAAAATGTCACAATTTAATATTGGATTCAAGATTGACATAGGAAGAAGATTAAAAAATGAATGTCCAGGCCTATGCAGTTTTATTATGTAGTACCTTTGGCTTGCCTGAAATAACCTTGTGTTTGGTACCAGGACCTGGACCCCTATGAAGATCATTCACGCAACTCAAGTAGCTCATTCCAAGTTCCTTCAAGCCAAGCAGCCCCAAGGTCAAGTTTCATCTACTCCCTCGGTTGGCAAGTTTAGAAACTTTGCTCAAGTCTGGCAGcctcctcctccctcttcttaTAAGTTCAATACTGATGCCACGTGGATAAGCGATCACCAAAATGGGGGGTTAGTGAAATTTGATTGCAGGGAGCTCATCCTATGTTAGACAGGAGCAACATCTAGCATTCCTCTgttggttcaaccagtcttgGAGCATATTTTACACCTGTCATCATGTTATACTTCATGTccttttttttgcatttctagtgAGACCAACTCTGTTGTTGTCTACTTAGCAAGGAGGGCACTATCAGTATGTATACCATAATATGGGCCAATTCTACTTTATGGTTGGAAGAGTCTTCTTAATCAACAGCTATGAGTTTTTCACACTCCAATGAATAAATTTCCTTTTACCGTATATATATTATAGCCATTAAATCTAGGCCATTGAAATAAATCATATGTACTTTATGAGATGCAATGTAATTATACTCTATActaacacatatatatatatatatatatatatattatctttaCATATGGATCCATTGTGTATAATATTGCAAAAAATACAGTAGTGTATAATCCAATATATAATATGTTATGTTGGATTTAAAATAGAGAAAGTTTTTTTCCATTGTTGCTTATTGCTGGAAGGAAGAAGTTAGCAACACTTAGTAAAGATCATTTGCAACCGACGattattggagagagagagagagagagagagagagagagagagagagacaaagggaGAGGAGACTCACAAGCAAAGGGAGGCACAGAGgaatgagaaataaaaagaacttgaacAAATAGATTTGCTTCATATAGGGATAGATGTTTGCAGGTCTTCTGGTTTTagtatctcttcttcttccattctctcCAAGTTAAATGTCTTTACAACACATGTAGTGAATCACGATattagtgggaaaaaaaatatgaatttagGGTTTTATAGAAATTACAACCTTCTATAATGatgtatgttttctctctttaaatATTCTATTAATAATTCTAATAATATGTTTTTGTAATCTCTCTATAGCTGGTGCACACAACTTGAATGCCTATCTCTGTAATAAATAAGTGTTCAATCACGACATTatgggaaaggaaagggataTGAATTTTGTTATACCCGTGccctaaaattcctattttaattATACAGATGAGGCACCAGAGGATACCAATACCGATGAATACTGGGTAGCCGTCGTATTTTTCCGAGAAGGGAAAtatgaccccacttgcacttGCTACTCATGCCTTAAAAATTGGAAGGGGTTCCGGGAGCAGAAGAAAAGGCTAGTTAAGCCCTCACATTTCACGGGAAGATCCCCGAAACTAAAAGTGAAAATACCGGCCAAAATCGGGTTATTTGGCCGTGGGACCCGTACCCTCGCACTCGCATGCCTCAAACCACCTTCATTGGTTGGTACCACTTATTGGGCAATGGATTAATGTATCGGGTCACCCcaaggtgggcccgttagtgccaaATAATGAGTTAACCTAGTAATGggagaaaacccatttttctcccAAACAGACCTTAGTTAATTAAGTGACTATAAATGGACTATTACCATTCATTCTCCACCTAGCA
It includes:
- the LOC122077162 gene encoding cytochrome c oxidase copper chaperone 2-like — protein: MSSTKVGMQTHTMSSSEKKQGSSTVKSGSESKPRKKICCACPETKKLRDECIVEHGEEACTKWINAHLECLRAEGFSV